The Calothrix sp. PCC 7507 DNA segment GTGTTTACCATATCTAATTAATTTAGATTTGCTTTTACTACATTACATCTATCTATAGGGTGTATCCAAATATGATGAAAGCTGGTAACACCCAAATATCAAAAGTAACGCAGGAACAAACAACTGGGAATAAGCGACTGCGGCATTTAAGTTGCATATTTCATCGTATAGAGCGTTAACTGTTAACCGTCAACAAAGAAAAATGATTGATTGTGCAATGAAAAACTCCACCCACAATTCGATTGAGTTTTTGGGCATGGGGAAGAGTTACCTGTTTGCCCCAAGTCGGCGGGCAGCTATCCCTCTTCACCCACAATTCGATTGAGTTTCCTGCCGACTTCCAGGAATAGGCGTTTTAGCTTAAGCTGTTATCCCTCTCCACCCACGTTCGTGCAGCGTCACGCTTTCTAGGGGATGGAGTTTCTCATCGCTTTCAATGAATAAGTGATTGACAAAAAAGGTTTAGCATTTAGCTAAACCTTTATAGAAAGCAGTTATTCGACACACCAAAATAAATTTAAACTTACTACTAAATCTGGTCATCATCCCATAGGATGTATACAAGCAAGCCCTCGTATGTTAGTTCAACGAAGTCGTTCTCGTTTGCAATGACATATATTTTGCATGAATTATCACTCCCGAAAAATACACAGAGTTAACAGCCTAGGTATTGCCCACCAAAACCATGATACGGTGGGCAGTGCCCACCCTACGTGTATTTCATAAATCAAATACTAATCCTATAGTAGGCAGGGCTATGTCTTACAAAAGCCGGATATGTTGGGCATTGCCCAGCCTACCAATACTTAAATGTGTTTGAAAATCAAATTAGATTCCTATATTTCTCATAGTATCATTGAGTCTTATTTTTATGTAATCTAGTTTACCCGACCTCAGCATTCTGGTTTACCGTACCTTTCACAGGTACATATTTAGGTTCGGTAATCATCACGAGCCAGGTGATAAAAACCGAATTTACACTAATCTTAATTCTCAATACTATAAGAACAAAGCAAGGAATTAATCCTGCATTGATTGAAAAAAAGCAAGTCAATATACGAGGTAGGATATGACATTAATTCGTTGGAATCCTTGGCAAGAATTTACAACTTTACAACGTCAAATTGACCAGCTATTTGATGAAAATCTATTACCATCCAATTTAGTTGAACGAGGCTTTTCTAGAGTTCCTGCTGCTGAGTTACAAGAAACCTCTGAGGCTATTCATCTGAAACTAGAGCTACCAGGAATTGATGCTAAAGATGTAGACTTACAAGTCACAGAAACATCTGTTTACATCAGTGGTGAGCGGAATTCTAAAACGCAAACTGAAGATAAAGGTGTGTTCAAGAGTGAATTCCGCTATGGCAAATTTCAGCGCGTAATCCCTTTACCTACTCGCGTTGAAAACACCAAAGTCATAGCAGAATATAAAGATGGAATCTTGAATCTAGTTCTCCCTAAAGCTGAAGCAGAAAAGCACAAAGTCGTGAAAGTTAATCTGCAATAAGGGCATTGGGGACTGGGGGCTAGGTAATTTATTTATTGCCCCCTGCCCCATTACTTTGATGGGTTAAGTGATTTATATAGAAAGTCAAATCTTGCTTGGACAGCAGGAGGTTTGGTGGTGAAATGGATATAAAAATTTCCTAGCTCTGCCGATTTTTCTAATACTTTGGCATAAACATCTTCACTACGCCATGCTGGGTCTTGAGGTGTCAATAAGTTGAGTTTAATATTTGTCAATGCCGAGGGCAAGCAATTATTTTCTATATTCTCGGTGCAAATCTTCGCTCCTTTGTGAGATATCTGAACTATATTTCCTGAGAACACAGTTTCACCAATCTGCTTTTCATTGAGAATCATGTATTGGATGGGAATTGGTTTAGGAATGTTAAAAAATACCTCTTCTTCTCTAGGCAAAAATAGATTGTAGAATCCACCGATACCGTAAACTTCATAGATGGTAACTGGTTCTTTAATTCCTTTCATTTGTTCTTGTCTTTGCCCGCCGACTCTCACAATTGCACCTGCTGCTTTTAAAGTCGGTTCGGAAATGAGAATTTGTCCTCCTGTTGTGTAGGATTCAATGCGGTAAGTTAAGTTGACTTGGCTACCAACAATGCCGTATTTAGCACGTTTGTCTGAGCCAATATTTCCCAGAACTACGAGTCCTGTATTAATACCAATACCCATTTCTAGTTGCGGGAAGCCGAGATTTTTCAGCCTTTCATTGACAGCACCCATTGCTAATTGCATAGCACAAGCACAGGCTACAGCCCTAACAGCGTCATCTTCTCTTGGTGTTGGGGCCCCAAACAGAACCAAAATCCCATCACCCATGAATTCATTAATCGTTCCTTGGTATTGAGCGATCGCATCTGCCATATATTCAAGATAGATATTGAGGACATGGATTACCTCTTCGGCAGATAATCGCTCTGATGCGGCAGTAAATCCTCTTAAATCAGAGGTAAGAATGGTAACTTTACGTCTTTCGCCACCAAGTTTTAATGCTTGGGGGCTTTCAAGTAAGTTGGCGACGATTTCATCGCTCAGATACCGTCCAAATACCTGGCGAATCAGCACATTCCTTTTTTCTAAATCTGTGTTGGCTGCGGCTAAATCTGCTGTACGTTCTCGCACACGCCCTTCTAACTCTTTAGCAGTTTGGCGTAACCTCCCAGTCACCAAAGTAATCCCAGAGATTCCCAATATGGATAATCCCCCCAACATAAAAGATGTTGTTTTTATACTCTTGTTAGTTTGATCAGTGAAGTTGTCTAGGGACTGAGTAATGGTTAAAACACCCCTCACGTCTCCCACTTGCCAGTCTTTTTTGGGACTATCAGGACGGGTATTATGACAAGTAACGCAAGTGGGCTTCATGATTACAGACTGCCCATATTGCAATAAGCCATGATTTTGGGATTTCTCTAAACGATAAAATTTTTTTTCTTCAGGATGTGTTCTCAAGTAGCTGAGGGCTTCCCGCTCAAAGTCATTTCTGGGGCCGCCTTCGGCTTTGCGCCAGGGAAACGGGTAATCACTATACATCCGGACTGACATCCCTGTCTGGTTTTCGCTGAGGATTTTTCCCAATTCAATCGCATAAGTTGCAGGGATAGGAATTGCTCCCTCCTTGATCAGGTAGTCATGAGTCAAGTTAATCCCTTTAACTTTCTTGATCCGATCGGAAACAGTAGTGCTGTATTGGCTCCATGCATCAATAATGGCTTTGGCTTGCAATTCTGCATTGGTGACCGCTTGTGATTCAATCAAGCTAGACGAGAGACTAGACATATTTGACAAAGCTATGCCCACCCCAACGCAAAACATGAGTGTGAGAATTAGAACGGTTTGTTTTAAAAGTATCCGTAGAAACCAGTTCCAGATTTGAGAAATTAACTGCAACATATAATATCAATACGCAATAAATATATTTTTCTCATCTGCTCCCCTCCGTTCCGTCCGCACTAGGGTAGTGTTAGGTGGCGACAACTACCAGCGTTTATCGTAAGGGGAGAAATATTACTTGTCCTTCCCACTCTCCTTCAATGCTGCACTCAGCAATTAAGATAATTTCCTCAATCGCCAGTCCTACTGGGACACGACGACTCACCTCAAATAATCCAGGCATAGATAATCCTGCTTGAATGCGCTGGTATGCAAAAGTTGTCATCGTAGCAACATCATGAGTCAAAACAATTCGCCCTTCTTGAGATGCCCATGCTAAAACAGTTGGGTCATCGGCTCCCGACAAGTCCACATCTTGAACACGCACAATATCAATATCTGGACTTTGACGAAGAATCCCCCGCACAATTTGGTTATTAAAATTCTCATCAGCCAGGAATCGAGCCATTCTAGATTACCTGGATTGATTGCGTCTAGCAAGTAAGCGATCTCGTATTCCAATAGGACTAAAACGTTGTTCAGCCTCTTGCTGAATCAAGTTTGCTTGAAGTTGACGTTCTGCAAGATAAGTATTAACTTCATCCCGATGTCTGAGGTAGTAACCGATAACTAGGTAGATATCCGATAATTGTAGCGATGGATACTGCTCTCTTACTTCCTCTGGTGTGCATCCTTCAAGAAAAGCAGTAACAACAGTGTCTAGGGTAACGCGAGTTTTAGCAACTCTTACAATACCGTAAGCATCAGTCTCTATAGGTGTGGGTTCCAGAGCAATTGCTAGAGTCATGATTTTATCCGGTTTCTACTTCATATAGTAAATCAGTCTGAAGCTTATTACACCGTATACTTGTAGCGATCGCAGAAAATACAGTTCCTCTCAAGTAGGGAGCTGACCGTACCGTAGAACTGAGAAGATTGTCGTATTATGCTACTCAAAGACCGGAAATCGCACTTATGGATATTGAGCAAGCACTCGCATTTACTGATACGCTGGTTTTTACCAAAACAGGGATGCATTTAAGTGACCTACAACAGTCGATGTTGCGGGAGTCTTGGTCTTTGGAGCGTCAAAGTTACGATCGCATTGCGGATACATATGGCTATTCTCCAACTTATTTAAAGCATGATGTCGGGCCTAAGTTATGGAAACTCCTTTCAGAAATTTTAGGCGAAAAGGTCACTAAAACCAGTTTTCGTTCTGCAATTGAGCGGAGATTTCAGTTGGAGGGTGGGACGAATATACAGCCTGTTGTTATCCAGAAAACGCCATCAAATCTCCCCAACAGTCCGGTGACGACTTCCCATCAAGATTGGGGTGATGCGATTGATGTGGATTTTTTCTATGGACGACAAGCAGAAATAGCGCAGTTACACCAGTGGATTGTGGTTGAACGGTGTCGGCTATTGAGTTTGTTGGGTATGGGAGGAATGGGTAAGACTTCCCTGTCAATCAAGGTTGCACAACAATTACAGGATGATTTTGTGTTGGTGATTTGGCGATCGCTACGCAATGCACCACCCGTACAAGAAATGCTAACAGATTTACTCAAATTCTTGTCCAATCAGCAAGAAATTGAGTTTCCCGAAACTGTTGCGGGCAAAATTTCGCGGCTATTACATTATTTGCGATCGCAGCGTTGTCTGTTAATTTTTGATAACGTTGAAACCATCTTACAAGAAGGCGAACCCACGAAGTTATCCTACGCTGATGGCTATGAAGCTTATGGCGAAATATTTAGACAAATCGGAGAAATTCGTCATCAAAGTTGTTTATTATTAACAAGTCGAGTTCAACCCCCAGAAGTTCACCTGTTAGCAGGGGAAATTTTACCTGTGCGGGCTTTGCAATTGGAGGGATTGAATCAAACAGATGGACAAGAACTTTTAGGGTTGAAGGGCACTTTCCAGGGTTCAGAAGACGAATGGCGGCGGTTAATTGCGGGTTATGCAGGTAATCCCTTAGCATTAAAAATTATTTCCACCACTATTCAAAACTTGTTTGATGGCAGCATTACTGATTTTCTCAACCAAGAAACCTTTGTTTTTGGCAACATTCGGAATTTGATTGACCAACAATTTCAAGGGCTTTCTGAATCTGAAAAAACAGTGATTTATTGGCTGGCTATTTATCGTGATGCGGCGACATTTTCCGAGTTGCGTGCTGATATTTTTCCGCCGATATCACCACAAAATTTAATTGACGCTTTAGAATTGCTGGAACAGCGATCGCTGATCCTGAAGACTAAGCCTACACAGTTTTCACTCCAGCCTGTGGTGATGGAATATATCACAGATAGATTAGTTAGTCAAGTAAATCAGGAAATTCAGGCAGCATTAGAAATAATTCCTAGTCAGAAAAATCTCTTATTTAAAACTCATGCCTTACTCAAAGCACAAGCTAAAGATTATGTGCGAGAGACGCAAATACGTTTTATCCTCAAACCTATCCTGGAGCGGTTATTAATAGCATTTCCTGAGCGGAATGCAATTGAAAAATTACTAAGTCAATGCCTCAACAACCTGCGAGGTAAATCGTCAATTGAAATTGGCTATGCTGGCGGTAATATTTTAAATTTACTTTGTCAATTGCAACCGTGTTTAACTAACTATAATTTTTCTGATTTAAGGATTTGGCAAGCATATTTACAACAAGTAAATTTGCATGATGTTAATTTCACATCTGCTGATTTGAGTCAGTCTGTTTTTGCGGAAACCTTTGGCATTGTATTTGGTGGTGTTGCCTTTAGCCCGGATGGTAAATTATTAGCTACGGGGGATGCAGAAGGTGGGCTACGTTTGTGGCAAGTTGCCACTGGGCAACTATTATTAAATTTTAAAGGACATTTAGGCTGGGTTTGGTTAGTTACCTTTAGTGGCGATGGTCAAACTTTAGCAAGTTGCAGCAGTGATAAAACGATTCGCTTATGGGATGTCAGCACAGGTGAATGCAAAAAGATTTTAACAGGACATCGGAGTTCAATTTGGGCGATCGCTTTTAGTGCCGATGGTCAAACTTTAGCCAGTGGTGGCGATGAACCAACGGTGAGATTGTGGGATATCCACACTGGGGAATGTCAAAAAATCTTGTCTGGTCACACAGGTAGGATTCTCTCTGTCGCCTACAGTCCAGATGGTCAAATTTTAGCAAGTGGCAGTGACGATCGCACTATTCGCCTCTGGAATCACAACACAGAATGCAATCATATCTTCCAGGGACACTTAGAGCGAGTCTGGTCAGTCGCCTTTAGTGCTGATGGTAACACCTTAGCCAGTGGTAGTGCTGACCATACCATTCGCCTCTGGGAGGTGAACACAGGACAATGTCTGAATATCTTACCAGAGCATAGCGATCGCGTCCGGGCGATCGCCTTTAGTCCCGATGCCAAGACACTGGTGAGCGCCAGCGATGACCAAACCGTCAGAGTTTGGGAAATCAGTACTGGACAATGCCTCAACGTCCTCCAAGGGCACGCTAATTCCGTGTTTTCAGTGGCATTTAATGCCGATGGTCGCACTATCGCCAGTGGTAGCATCGACCAAACAGTAAGGCTATGGGATGTAACTACAGGTCGATGTTTCAAAACCTTCAAAGGCTATAGAAGCTCAGTATTTTCGGTAGCATTCAATGCCGATGGTCAAACTATCGCCAGTGGTAGTACTGACCAAACCGTGAGGCTGTGGGATGTGAATACAGGGACTTGTCTGAAAACCTTAACGGGACATCGTGGCTGGGTGACTTCCGTAGCCTTTCACCCAGATGGAAAGTTGCTAGCGAGTAGCAGTGTTGACCGCACCGTCCGCATCTGGTCAACTCACACTGGGAAATGTCTGCAAACTTTGCCAGGTCATGGCAATTGGGTACAATCAGTTAGCTTTAGTCCTGATGGAAAAGTTTTAGCTAGTGGTAGCGACGACCAAACCATTCGCTTATGGTCAGTGAATACAGGTGAATGTCTGCAGATATTATCAGGTCATGCTAGTTGGATTTGGTGCGTGAGATTTAGTCCCGATGGGCAAATTCTCGCTAGCAGTAGCGAAGACCATACTATTCGCCTGTGGTCAGTGAATACAGGTGAATGTCTCCAAATTTTAGCAGGACATAACAGCCGAGTCCAGGCGATCGCTTTCAGTCCCGATGGGCAAATCTTAGCCAGCGCCAGCGAAGATGAAACAGTACGCCTGTGGTCGATGAATACAGGTGAATGTCTGAATATCTTTGCTGGACATAGTAATAATGTTTGGTCGGTAGCCTTTAGTCCCGATGGGGAAATAATCGCCAGCAGTAGCTTAGATCAAACAGTGCGACTTTGGCACCCGCAGACAGGGACTTGCTTAAAGATTTTATCTGTTCTCACTCATTCTATGCGATCGGCGATCGCCTTCAACCCCCAAATCAGCCCTACGAAAAATTACACCATCGCCAGCGGTAGTCAAAACGGCACCATTCAGATTTGGGATACCCAAACAGGTGAATGTTTGCAAACCCTCAATCCTGACAGACCTTATCAGGGAACCAATATTACAGGAGCGACTGGAATCACAATAGCTCAAAAAGAAGCCCTGAAAGCCTTAGGTGCATTCGAGTTATGACACTTCCCTGGTACTTGAAAAATGTGATATTCTCTGAATATGACCAGGGTCATGACTAGGAACATTATGAAAAGCATTTCCAAAAGTAAACTTAAAAGCAAACTGCTGGAGTTCTTGCGACTTGTAGAGTCAGAAGGGGAAGAAATTGTAGTTACTGATCGAGGGAAACCAGTAGTAAAAATTTCTAAATACGCCAATTCACCCTCAACAGAACAGTTATTTGGGCAAATGCGCGGCAAAGTGAAGTATTTTGAGGATTTAACAACTCCCACAACAGAAGAATGGGGAGAACTGTGAAGATTGTCCTCGATACTTGCGCTCTGATTTGGTGGAGCCTAGATCCAGATCAACTTTCTCAAGGTGCGAAAGAAGTCTGCAAGCAAATGGAAAAGGAAAAAAATGGTCTTGTTCCATCCACTGCTATCTGGGAAATCGCCATCAAAATCAAAAATAAAAAACTAGATTTAGGAGTTGATATGAACGAGTATGTCGCTTCTTTGAAAAAGTCCAGCGTTGTCAGCATTGTCCCCATTGATGAAGATGTGTGGTTAGAAAGTGTCAAACTAGAATGGGGTCATCGAGATCCTGTTGATCGAGTTGTTGTCGCCCTAGCCAGGAGTAATCAAGCTTCAATTCTCACAGCAGACAGGGAAATCAGAAATTTTTACTCAGATGTGATTTGGTAGATTGAGGTATCACATCCACGCGATCGCCATCCAAGGGATTTTGCAACAGGTACAAACCTCGATAATGTTGGGTTTCGTTTGTTTTAACCATTTTAAGGGAATGGAGTGGCATATAGAACCCTCCAATAGCGGCGACAAAAGGGCTATTCGTTCCGCACTAAGCTATAAGTACTTTTGTTGCTCGTTTAAAGAGATAGAATCTACCCAGAACAGTTAGGATTCTAGGAGTAGACCTCTGTCTTTGCAATTCGTTGATATTTCCCCCTCAACTTCTCAACCTCCCACAGGTTTAATAGTCTGCTTACACGGTTGGGGCGCTAACGCTGACGATGTCACATCTCTGTTGCCATTTTTCCACTTACCTGATTACCATTTTGTGTTTCCGAATGCGCCTTTTCCTTATCCCTATTCCCCAATGGGTAGGGCGTGGTATGACTTAAGACAAGAAAACATGTATCAAGGATTAATAGAAAGTCGGCAAATACTGACAGATTGGTTGGAATCTTTAGAGGGTAGTACTGGTGTGCCTCTATCACGCACAATTTTGAGTGGTTTTTCTCAAGGTGGGGCGATGACTTTAGATGTAGGATTAAATTTGCCCCTGGCTGGTTTGGTCTCCATGAGTGGTTATTTGCATCCTGATGCTGGCAAGGTAAAAAAAACTAGTTATCCGCCAACCTTGATCATGCATGGTAGACAAGATGAAGTTGTGCCATTGTTAGCTGCTTTAAAGGCAAAAGAAACTCTAGAATCTCTAGCAGTTGTCGTCCAGTACCAGGAATTTGAAATGGGCCATGAAATTAGTCCGCAAATGTTAGAAGTGATCCGAAATTTCGTGAAGAATGCCATTGGCTAGTAGTGTTGGCATTTTTTTTGTAAATTCTGGTACAAATCCGGAAAAATTTTACAAAATCTACGCCATCTAATGAGTAATATAGATTGGGTGGTTGCGTTAAGCGCAACTTTAACCCTTGCTGAATGCGAATACTGCAAAAGGGAGGGGCAAGCATTATGAAAACTCTAAGCATTTCCAAAAAAGAAATTGCTGCCATGACTGCAGCAGAGGTAGAAGAGTTAGCTACACGTCTGGAGCTAGATAATTATAGCAATGCTTTTGAGGGTTTAAATGATTGGCATCTACTGCGAGCGATCGCGTTTCAGCGTCCAGAGTTAGTTGAACCCTATATCTACCTCTTAGATTTGGAACCCTATGATGAAGCTTAGGGAAATTATGAAGTATGAAGTATGAAGTATGAAGTATGAAATTGT contains these protein-coding regions:
- a CDS encoding NB-ARC domain-containing protein, whose translation is MDIEQALAFTDTLVFTKTGMHLSDLQQSMLRESWSLERQSYDRIADTYGYSPTYLKHDVGPKLWKLLSEILGEKVTKTSFRSAIERRFQLEGGTNIQPVVIQKTPSNLPNSPVTTSHQDWGDAIDVDFFYGRQAEIAQLHQWIVVERCRLLSLLGMGGMGKTSLSIKVAQQLQDDFVLVIWRSLRNAPPVQEMLTDLLKFLSNQQEIEFPETVAGKISRLLHYLRSQRCLLIFDNVETILQEGEPTKLSYADGYEAYGEIFRQIGEIRHQSCLLLTSRVQPPEVHLLAGEILPVRALQLEGLNQTDGQELLGLKGTFQGSEDEWRRLIAGYAGNPLALKIISTTIQNLFDGSITDFLNQETFVFGNIRNLIDQQFQGLSESEKTVIYWLAIYRDAATFSELRADIFPPISPQNLIDALELLEQRSLILKTKPTQFSLQPVVMEYITDRLVSQVNQEIQAALEIIPSQKNLLFKTHALLKAQAKDYVRETQIRFILKPILERLLIAFPERNAIEKLLSQCLNNLRGKSSIEIGYAGGNILNLLCQLQPCLTNYNFSDLRIWQAYLQQVNLHDVNFTSADLSQSVFAETFGIVFGGVAFSPDGKLLATGDAEGGLRLWQVATGQLLLNFKGHLGWVWLVTFSGDGQTLASCSSDKTIRLWDVSTGECKKILTGHRSSIWAIAFSADGQTLASGGDEPTVRLWDIHTGECQKILSGHTGRILSVAYSPDGQILASGSDDRTIRLWNHNTECNHIFQGHLERVWSVAFSADGNTLASGSADHTIRLWEVNTGQCLNILPEHSDRVRAIAFSPDAKTLVSASDDQTVRVWEISTGQCLNVLQGHANSVFSVAFNADGRTIASGSIDQTVRLWDVTTGRCFKTFKGYRSSVFSVAFNADGQTIASGSTDQTVRLWDVNTGTCLKTLTGHRGWVTSVAFHPDGKLLASSSVDRTVRIWSTHTGKCLQTLPGHGNWVQSVSFSPDGKVLASGSDDQTIRLWSVNTGECLQILSGHASWIWCVRFSPDGQILASSSEDHTIRLWSVNTGECLQILAGHNSRVQAIAFSPDGQILASASEDETVRLWSMNTGECLNIFAGHSNNVWSVAFSPDGEIIASSSLDQTVRLWHPQTGTCLKILSVLTHSMRSAIAFNPQISPTKNYTIASGSQNGTIQIWDTQTGECLQTLNPDRPYQGTNITGATGITIAQKEALKALGAFEL
- a CDS encoding DUF5615 family PIN-like protein, translated to MARFLADENFNNQIVRGILRQSPDIDIVRVQDVDLSGADDPTVLAWASQEGRIVLTHDVATMTTFAYQRIQAGLSMPGLFEVSRRVPVGLAIEEIILIAECSIEGEWEGQVIFLPLR
- a CDS encoding Hsp20/alpha crystallin family protein, producing the protein MTLIRWNPWQEFTTLQRQIDQLFDENLLPSNLVERGFSRVPAAELQETSEAIHLKLELPGIDAKDVDLQVTETSVYISGERNSKTQTEDKGVFKSEFRYGKFQRVIPLPTRVENTKVIAEYKDGILNLVLPKAEAEKHKVVKVNLQ
- a CDS encoding type II toxin-antitoxin system Phd/YefM family antitoxin yields the protein MKSISKSKLKSKLLEFLRLVESEGEEIVVTDRGKPVVKISKYANSPSTEQLFGQMRGKVKYFEDLTTPTTEEWGEL
- a CDS encoding DUF2555 domain-containing protein; translation: MKTLSISKKEIAAMTAAEVEELATRLELDNYSNAFEGLNDWHLLRAIAFQRPELVEPYIYLLDLEPYDEA
- a CDS encoding DUF433 domain-containing protein, producing MTLAIALEPTPIETDAYGIVRVAKTRVTLDTVVTAFLEGCTPEEVREQYPSLQLSDIYLVIGYYLRHRDEVNTYLAERQLQANLIQQEAEQRFSPIGIRDRLLARRNQSR
- a CDS encoding alpha/beta hydrolase; protein product: MQFVDISPSTSQPPTGLIVCLHGWGANADDVTSLLPFFHLPDYHFVFPNAPFPYPYSPMGRAWYDLRQENMYQGLIESRQILTDWLESLEGSTGVPLSRTILSGFSQGGAMTLDVGLNLPLAGLVSMSGYLHPDAGKVKKTSYPPTLIMHGRQDEVVPLLAALKAKETLESLAVVVQYQEFEMGHEISPQMLEVIRNFVKNAIG
- a CDS encoding adenylate/guanylate cyclase domain-containing protein; translated protein: MSSLSSSLIESQAVTNAELQAKAIIDAWSQYSTTVSDRIKKVKGINLTHDYLIKEGAIPIPATYAIELGKILSENQTGMSVRMYSDYPFPWRKAEGGPRNDFEREALSYLRTHPEEKKFYRLEKSQNHGLLQYGQSVIMKPTCVTCHNTRPDSPKKDWQVGDVRGVLTITQSLDNFTDQTNKSIKTTSFMLGGLSILGISGITLVTGRLRQTAKELEGRVRERTADLAAANTDLEKRNVLIRQVFGRYLSDEIVANLLESPQALKLGGERRKVTILTSDLRGFTAASERLSAEEVIHVLNIYLEYMADAIAQYQGTINEFMGDGILVLFGAPTPREDDAVRAVACACAMQLAMGAVNERLKNLGFPQLEMGIGINTGLVVLGNIGSDKRAKYGIVGSQVNLTYRIESYTTGGQILISEPTLKAAGAIVRVGGQRQEQMKGIKEPVTIYEVYGIGGFYNLFLPREEEVFFNIPKPIPIQYMILNEKQIGETVFSGNIVQISHKGAKICTENIENNCLPSALTNIKLNLLTPQDPAWRSEDVYAKVLEKSAELGNFYIHFTTKPPAVQARFDFLYKSLNPSK
- a CDS encoding type II toxin-antitoxin system VapC family toxin, yielding MKIVLDTCALIWWSLDPDQLSQGAKEVCKQMEKEKNGLVPSTAIWEIAIKIKNKKLDLGVDMNEYVASLKKSSVVSIVPIDEDVWLESVKLEWGHRDPVDRVVVALARSNQASILTADREIRNFYSDVIW